The following are encoded together in the Culex pipiens pallens isolate TS chromosome 1, TS_CPP_V2, whole genome shotgun sequence genome:
- the LOC120425901 gene encoding uncharacterized protein LOC120425901 produces MHAAFPGVDSNCFMIGNLQQIVHKYLSLNDYPRSLINRCLNRKNNPNPQNRPNHPNSEELQRYRSIPYIPTLTPRIAKLLQQDYPNIVVAPRSTHTVNNLYTRIKDPIPMLNRHNVIYCIKCDQCECRYIGMTSNLLKNRLSGHRSDVNKLDQLIQSGHTYTDVEVQAHREKTALVSHCIDTGHRFDITQAKILDQSFKRSSLPLLEMIWIHNTADTVNKRTDTDGLNSTYAGILHVLHKHKTKTKPQKHTTQSQLNQST; encoded by the coding sequence ATGCACGCTGCTTTTCCCGGGGTTGATTCCAATTGTTTCATGATCGGAAATCTTCAGCAAATAGTTCACAAATACCTTTCCCTAAACGACTATCCCCGCTCATTAATCAATAGATGCCTCAACCGAAAAAACAATCCTAATCCCCAAAATAGACCCAATCACCCTAATTCCGAAGAACTCCAAAGATACAGATCCATTCCTTACATCCCAACACTTACACCCCGTATTGCCAAACTACTACAACAAGACTACCCGAACATCGTAGTAGCACCCAGATCCACTCACACTGTCAACAACCTCTACACACGGATCAAGGACCCGATCCCGATGCTGAATCGACACAACGTGATCTACTGCATCAAATGTGACCAGTGTGAGTGTAGATACATCGGCATGACCAGCAACCTGCTCAAAAACAGGCTGTCTGGCCATCGcagcgatgtaaacaaactggaCCAGCTGATCCAGTCCGGCCACACGTACACCGACGTAGAGGTTCAGGCTCACAGGGAAAAAACCGCGCTTGTGTCCCATTGTATCGATACCGGCCACCGGTTCGATATAACACAAGCCAAAATACTGGACCAGTCCTTCAAGAGATCATCTCTCCCTCTCTTGGAGATGATTTGGATCCACAACACAGCTGACACTGTCAACAAGAGGACCGACACCGATGGCCTGAACAGCACATACGCTGGAATACTACATGTCCtacacaaacacaaaaccaaaacaaaaccacaaaaacacacaacacaatcaCAACTGAACCAATCCACCTGA